The sequence below is a genomic window from Fuerstiella sp..
AGCGTTTGTGACTCGCTGTCGGGGGTGACCAAGCCCGCTGCTGTCAGTCAGTTGAAGAGAACTCAAACCGGCAGACAGCAACTGGTTTTTGTTCCGGTGCCCGACGAATTTGCAATCCATTTGTCGGATCTTTAGTTTTTATTCTGGTGTAGCCAGACTTGTGGTCCGATGTAACCAGTATACCATATTTTGTATTGACAGCTTATTCGCACCCACTATATTGGGATTCTGTGTTAATTTTTGCGGAAGACACTGAAAAAATATTTTTCGGTTTTCATTCTGTAACGTGTTGTCCGACGGGCAGTTGAGTGATTCTGAGTCAGTGGTTTGACAGTTGCTTCAGTATCCTTATCTTGCTCTTCCGCAAGGAGGCCCCTAACTCGACAGGAAGTCGAAACGACCCATTATTTCTTTAGCCGATTGCAGTGCCGGCCTGCCTGTCGGTTTTCTGCTTCAGCGTGTGCCTGCTGAAAGACCCGGAGTAATCAGTCGATGGTTGCTGCGCGGTGAGTGGCTGAATCCGTTCGACGGGTTCTAAAGAGTATATACGGAGTGCCATTGCACGAAGCATGGCTGTTCATCTGGATGAAGACCAATCATGAGGAGACGTTCGAATGATTCGAGCACAAACGGAATGGGTTATCCACAAACGCGATGGTCGTACAGTTCCATTCGATTCAGGACTGATTGGTCGAGCGATCGCAAACGCTTTTCGTGCTGAACTGAATCTGGCCGATCAGCAGCCGCTGGATTCAGAATCCGATCAGGAAATCCGCAGCATCACCGAAGATATCGTCGTCGAACTGTCGACGGATGCCGGTTCAGAGTCCGGCACCGATGTGGAACGTGTGCAGGACATGGTCGAAATGCAGCTGATGAAGCGTGGCCATTTCCGAGTTGCCCGCCGTTATATCGTTTATCGTGCAGAACGAGCAAAAATCCGGTCATTGCAACCGTCAGACAGTCTTGATTCGCTGGAGGAACCGGCGACTTCGTCACTGCGCGTTCTTCTGGAGGATGATGTTCGCGTTGATTTCGACTCTGACAGAATTCGACGTCGATTTGAACTGGCCTGCAGTGATCTCCCGAACTGTGAAGTCGATCAACTGCTCGAAGAAGTCATGAAGTCGGTTTACGACGACATCTCGGTCGCAGAGATCTATCGGGCGATGATACTGGCGGCACGTACGCGCATCGAACAGGATCCGGCCTTTGATATTGTTGCAGCGCGACTACTGAGAATGGTCATTGCCAGCGAATCGCTGGGAAATGCACCGGCTGTTCCGGAAGACTTTGAACGTCTTTATCGCAACCAGTTTGAACACTATGTGATTGACGGAATCGTTGCAGACCGTCTGTCTCCCGAGCTGCGTCAGTATGATTTGACCCGGATTGCCCAGGCACTGAAACCGGAACGCGACTCACTGTTTAAGTATCCAGGGCTGCAGGCCATCTACGATCGATACCTGCTGCACATTGAAGGTCGGCGGATTGAAATGCCGCAATACTTCTGGATGCGTGTCGCCATGGGACTTGCGATCAATGAACCGGATCGCGAGCAGCGAGCCATTGAGTTCTACGATATTCTTTCGTCAATGCGTTTCACATCTGCCACTCCCACACTGTTTAATTCAGCAACGAATCATCCTCAGTTAAGTTCCTGCTACCTGTCGACGGTCAGCGACGATCTGGAACACATTTTCAAATGTGTATCAGACAACGCCAAACTCAGTAAATGGGCGGGAGGTCTGGGTAACGACTGGACCGGTATTCGCGCGACAAATGCTCATATCAAAGGCACGAATGGTCGCAGCCAGGGCGTTATTCCTTTCCTGAAAGTCGTCAATGACACTGCGGTAGCCGTGAATCAGGGAGGAAAACGGAAAGGCGCTGTTTGTTCCTACCTTGAAACCTGGCATATGGACATCGAGGAGTTCCTGGAACTCCGTAAGAACACGGGCGACGACCGGCGGCGTACTCATGATATGCATACCGCCAACTGGATCCCTGATCTGTTCATGAAACGGGTTCAGCTTAACCAGAACTGGACTCTGTTTAGTCCCGACGAGGTTCCGGATCTTCACGATCTGTACGGCAAAGCCTTTGAGGAACGCTATACGGAATACGAGCGGATGGCAGAGGAGGGGCGTATTCAGCTGAGTCGCAGTGTTCCTGCTGTGGAACTTTGGAGAAAAATGCTGACTCGTGTGTTTGAAACGGGACATCCGTGGATCACCTTCAAAGATCCTTCCAATCTCCGATCGCCACAGGACCACACCGGAGTAGTTCACAGCAGTAATCTTTGTACAGAAATCCTGTTGAATACGTCCCCGGAAGAGACGGCTGTATGTAACCTGGGATCGATCAACCTGCCTGCTCATATTGAGAATGGCCGGCTGGATCTCCGGATGCTGGAAGAAACAGTCGGAACGGCCATGCGGATGTTGGACAATGTGATCGATATTAATTTCTACCCAACACAGGAAGCACGTGTCTCCAACCGGAAACATCGGCCTGTCGGTCTGGGACTGATGGGATTCCAAGATGCCCTGGCGAAGATGAATTACAGTTACGCCAGCGAACAGGCCGTTGAATTTGCAGATCGCAGTATGGAGGCAATTTCGTGGTTTGCCATTATGGCCTCTTCCCGACTGGCAGCTGAGCGGGGCACATATGATTCTTACTCAGGATCCAAATGGGATCGTGGTCTGCTTCCGATCGACACTGTCGAACAACTCGAAAAGGAACGTGGAGTGCCGGTAGACGTCGATCGATCGACCTCCATGGACTGGGACATTGTTCGCAAAGTTGTGGCTGAAAACGGGATGAGAAACAGTAACTGTATGGCGATTGCTCCGACCGCCACAATTTCGACGATCATTGGTGTGTCACAGTCCATTGAACCTATCTACAAGCATCTGTATGTGAAGAGCAATCTTTCCGGCGAGTTCACTCATGTGAATACATCACTTGTCAATGAGCTCAGGGAACGTGGCCTGTGGGATGCTGAAATGCTGGATGCACTCAAATACTACGATGGAACGCTTTCTGAAATTGATCGAATTCCGGCTGACATCCGGGCTCGCTATCTCACATCCTTTGAAATCGATGCCAAATGGCTGATTGAATGTGCCTCACGCCGCCAAAAATGGATCGACATGGGCCAGTCACTCAATCTGTATATGTGCGAGCCCAGTGGTCGCAAGTTGCATGACATGTACTTTTTAGCATGGAGCAAGGGACTCAAAACAACCTATTACCTGCGAACGCTGGCGGCGACTCAGATCGAAAAATCGACAGTCGACGTA
It includes:
- a CDS encoding ribonucleoside-diphosphate reductase subunit alpha, with the protein product MIRAQTEWVIHKRDGRTVPFDSGLIGRAIANAFRAELNLADQQPLDSESDQEIRSITEDIVVELSTDAGSESGTDVERVQDMVEMQLMKRGHFRVARRYIVYRAERAKIRSLQPSDSLDSLEEPATSSLRVLLEDDVRVDFDSDRIRRRFELACSDLPNCEVDQLLEEVMKSVYDDISVAEIYRAMILAARTRIEQDPAFDIVAARLLRMVIASESLGNAPAVPEDFERLYRNQFEHYVIDGIVADRLSPELRQYDLTRIAQALKPERDSLFKYPGLQAIYDRYLLHIEGRRIEMPQYFWMRVAMGLAINEPDREQRAIEFYDILSSMRFTSATPTLFNSATNHPQLSSCYLSTVSDDLEHIFKCVSDNAKLSKWAGGLGNDWTGIRATNAHIKGTNGRSQGVIPFLKVVNDTAVAVNQGGKRKGAVCSYLETWHMDIEEFLELRKNTGDDRRRTHDMHTANWIPDLFMKRVQLNQNWTLFSPDEVPDLHDLYGKAFEERYTEYERMAEEGRIQLSRSVPAVELWRKMLTRVFETGHPWITFKDPSNLRSPQDHTGVVHSSNLCTEILLNTSPEETAVCNLGSINLPAHIENGRLDLRMLEETVGTAMRMLDNVIDINFYPTQEARVSNRKHRPVGLGLMGFQDALAKMNYSYASEQAVEFADRSMEAISWFAIMASSRLAAERGTYDSYSGSKWDRGLLPIDTVEQLEKERGVPVDVDRSTSMDWDIVRKVVAENGMRNSNCMAIAPTATISTIIGVSQSIEPIYKHLYVKSNLSGEFTHVNTSLVNELRERGLWDAEMLDALKYYDGTLSEIDRIPADIRARYLTSFEIDAKWLIECASRRQKWIDMGQSLNLYMCEPSGRKLHDMYFLAWSKGLKTTYYLRTLAATQIEKSTVDVNKYGVQPRWMKHRSASSDITVDPGPDAGQRQDGPEEAVARPHVVPATDMSSVKACSLDDPDCDACQ